A region from the Parabacteroides sp. FAFU027 genome encodes:
- a CDS encoding family 43 glycosylhydrolase, translating to MSSFAGELLPALQPKDFVAYLFVYFTGNAKADESIHFAVSSNGYNYYALNNNQPVLNSAAISETGGVRDPHILRGEDGTFYMVATDMVCAKGWDSNRAMVLLKSDNLVNWKSTVINIQKKYAGQENLKRVWAPQTIYDANAKKYLIYWSMQYSGGPDVIYYAYANKDFTDLEGEPKPLFVPADKKSCIDGDIVYKDSTFYLFYKTEGHGNGIKRATTKDLTSGKWEEYDKYLQQTPEAVEGAGTFKLNNTNDYVLMYDMYMKGKYQFTRSSDLTNFTVIDQDVTMDFHPRHGTVMPITRQELNALIAKWGRPANFTFTQNNPVLTGYFADPEVLYAKKTGKYYIYPTSDGFDGWSGTYFKTFSSSDLKNWKDEGVILDLKKDVSWANRNAWAPCIIEMGKGKKYRYYYYFTAAQKIGVAVADNPTGPFKDSGKPIVAERPAGVRGGQEIDPDVFQDPVSKKCYLYWGNGYMAVAELNKDMVSIKKETIKTIKVDRTFREGTYVFYRKGTYYFLWSDDDTRSPNYKVRYGMSKSPLGPLDIPANNIVIAKAPEKGIYGTGHNSVLQIPGKDEWYIVYHRFPYPDGIKMGDPAGFHREVCLDKMEFNEDGTIKQVTPTF from the coding sequence ATGAGTTCATTCGCTGGAGAATTGTTACCGGCATTACAGCCGAAAGATTTTGTGGCTTATCTTTTTGTCTATTTTACAGGAAATGCCAAAGCCGACGAGTCTATTCACTTTGCCGTCAGTAGCAATGGGTATAACTATTATGCGCTGAATAATAATCAGCCCGTACTGAATTCCGCAGCCATCAGTGAAACAGGAGGAGTACGCGATCCGCATATCCTGCGTGGCGAAGATGGTACATTCTACATGGTAGCGACGGATATGGTATGTGCCAAAGGTTGGGATTCCAACCGTGCTATGGTATTGTTGAAATCTGATAACCTGGTAAACTGGAAATCGACTGTAATCAATATTCAAAAGAAATATGCGGGGCAGGAAAACCTGAAACGCGTATGGGCTCCGCAAACGATTTATGATGCCAATGCAAAGAAATACCTGATCTACTGGTCAATGCAGTATAGTGGCGGACCGGATGTCATCTATTATGCTTATGCCAATAAAGATTTTACCGATCTTGAAGGTGAACCCAAACCGTTGTTTGTTCCGGCTGATAAGAAATCGTGTATCGACGGTGATATCGTTTATAAAGACTCTACCTTTTATCTGTTTTATAAAACCGAAGGCCACGGCAATGGCATCAAAAGAGCGACAACAAAAGATCTGACTTCCGGAAAATGGGAGGAATATGATAAATACCTTCAGCAGACACCAGAAGCTGTAGAAGGAGCCGGAACCTTTAAACTGAATAACACTAACGACTATGTCCTGATGTACGATATGTACATGAAAGGAAAATATCAGTTTACCAGAAGTTCGGATCTGACAAACTTTACGGTAATTGACCAGGATGTGACTATGGATTTCCATCCACGTCACGGAACGGTAATGCCTATTACCCGCCAGGAGCTGAATGCCCTGATTGCAAAATGGGGAAGACCTGCAAACTTCACATTTACTCAGAATAATCCGGTATTAACCGGTTACTTTGCCGACCCAGAAGTGCTTTACGCTAAAAAGACCGGCAAATATTATATTTATCCGACCAGTGATGGCTTTGACGGATGGAGTGGAACTTACTTCAAAACATTCTCATCTTCCGATTTGAAAAACTGGAAAGATGAAGGAGTTATCCTCGACCTGAAGAAAGATGTTTCCTGGGCAAATCGCAACGCGTGGGCTCCCTGTATCATTGAAATGGGCAAAGGCAAGAAGTATAGATACTATTATTATTTTACAGCTGCTCAGAAGATTGGAGTAGCAGTTGCGGATAATCCAACCGGTCCGTTTAAGGATTCAGGCAAACCGATTGTTGCAGAAAGACCTGCAGGCGTAAGAGGTGGTCAGGAGATTGACCCGGATGTTTTTCAGGATCCAGTCAGCAAAAAATGTTATCTTTACTGGGGGAACGGATATATGGCGGTTGCCGAATTGAACAAAGACATGGTTTCAATCAAAAAAGAGACAATCAAAACCATCAAGGTTGACCGTACTTTCCGCGAAGGAACTTATGTTTTCTACAGAAAAGGCACTTACTATTTCTTGTGGTCGGATGATGATACCCGCAGCCCGAACTATAAGGTTCGTTACGGTATGTCTAAGTCTCCTCTTGGTCCATTGGATATTCCGGCTAACAATATTGTCATTGCTAAAGCTCCGGAAAAAGGAATTTACGGAACCGGTCATAATTCTGTTTTGCAGATTCCTGGAAAAGACGAATGGTATATCGTTTACCACCGTTTCCCATATCCTGACGGAATCAAAATGGGGGATCCAGCAGGTTTCCACCGCGAAGTTTGCCTTGATAAGATGGAGTTCAATGAAGACGGAACCATCAAACAAGTTACACCGACTTTTTAA